From Arthrobacter sp. FW306-2-2C-D06B, a single genomic window includes:
- a CDS encoding Ada metal-binding domain-containing protein: protein MWGGHRGGKIYGRLDCPAALRAIARGGYAKNRLFFADEATALAAGYRPCGACCTERHQAWKKTTETGPRPSRAL, encoded by the coding sequence ATGTGGGGCGGTCACCGCGGTGGGAAAATCTACGGACGCCTCGATTGCCCCGCCGCTCTACGCGCAATCGCACGTGGCGGGTACGCCAAGAATCGCCTGTTCTTCGCCGACGAAGCCACCGCGCTCGCCGCGGGCTATCGGCCATGCGGAGCCTGCTGCACAGAGCGCCACCAGGCATGGAAGAAAACAACGGAGACGGGCCCTCGACCTAGCCGGGCTCTATAA
- a CDS encoding ester cyclase gives MSVEENKAIVGRWFTEFWGSDFNPAVIDELAAPDIRFHYSLHKPMTGRDEVRGFATRFRTAFPDLNFWGTADLIAEGDYVVGQWEGGGIHTGPIAFDDLPIGSVPAASGKSMRFTGTTVLKVVDGLIVEEVGLDDGVKVLQQLGIIPLFK, from the coding sequence ATGTCGGTTGAAGAGAACAAGGCTATCGTCGGACGCTGGTTTACCGAGTTCTGGGGCAGTGACTTCAATCCCGCCGTCATCGACGAGCTCGCCGCCCCCGACATCCGCTTCCATTACTCGCTGCACAAACCCATGACTGGCCGTGACGAAGTTCGTGGCTTCGCGACCCGCTTCCGTACCGCATTCCCAGACCTCAACTTCTGGGGCACCGCCGACCTCATCGCCGAAGGCGACTACGTGGTTGGCCAATGGGAGGGAGGAGGCATCCACACAGGCCCCATCGCCTTCGATGACCTGCCCATCGGCTCCGTACCTGCGGCATCCGGCAAGAGCATGAGGTTCACCGGCACGACCGTCCTCAAGGTCGTTGACGGCCTTATCGTCGAAGAGGTCGGGCTTGATGATGGCGTGAAGGTCCTCCAGCAGCTCGGGATCATACCCCTCTTCAAGTAA
- a CDS encoding zinc-dependent alcohol dehydrogenase: MTQNAPQKTHTQTALAYWTVGPCQGELRSEELPAPAEGCALVRALYSGISRGTELVVHEAHVPPRIAKKMRAPHQTGDFPAPVKFGYLSVGIVEEGPEDWIGQNVFCLHPHQDRYVVPLTSLTRIPDGVPARRAVLTGIAEIALNALWEAGPRLGDRIAVVGAGLVGGMTAALLRGFPLERLQLVETDPGKRGFVESLGVEFVLPDDAKQDCDIVFHCSATDEGLAHSLQLAGDEGEIIEMSWYGDRKVSLPLGEDFHARRLSIRASQVGVVARSRRHRRTSSERLELAVSLLRDPVFDAFLTGESQFEELPEVFQGFENGELDDLCRVINYPKNKKG; encoded by the coding sequence ATGACACAAAACGCACCGCAGAAAACGCACACACAAACGGCCCTGGCCTACTGGACGGTGGGCCCCTGCCAGGGTGAACTCCGGAGCGAGGAACTTCCGGCTCCCGCCGAGGGCTGTGCTCTGGTCCGGGCCCTGTACTCGGGAATCAGCAGGGGAACCGAGCTCGTGGTCCACGAAGCACACGTCCCTCCACGGATTGCGAAGAAGATGCGGGCACCCCATCAAACCGGGGATTTTCCCGCGCCGGTCAAGTTCGGCTATCTATCGGTGGGCATCGTTGAAGAAGGCCCCGAGGACTGGATCGGCCAGAACGTCTTCTGCCTGCACCCGCATCAGGACCGCTACGTCGTGCCGCTGACTTCTCTCACGCGAATACCCGACGGCGTGCCGGCCCGACGGGCAGTGCTCACAGGGATCGCGGAGATCGCCCTCAACGCCCTGTGGGAGGCCGGCCCGCGCCTCGGTGACAGGATCGCCGTCGTCGGTGCCGGACTGGTGGGCGGCATGACCGCAGCGCTGCTGCGCGGCTTCCCTCTGGAACGCCTGCAACTGGTGGAGACCGATCCGGGGAAGCGAGGGTTCGTGGAATCCCTGGGCGTGGAGTTCGTGCTTCCGGACGATGCAAAGCAGGACTGCGACATCGTGTTCCATTGCTCGGCCACCGATGAAGGACTGGCACATAGCCTCCAGCTCGCGGGGGACGAGGGCGAGATTATCGAAATGTCCTGGTACGGGGACCGGAAGGTCTCCCTGCCACTGGGGGAGGACTTCCATGCCCGGCGCCTCTCCATCCGAGCCAGCCAAGTCGGAGTGGTTGCCCGTTCGCGTAGGCACCGGAGGACGTCCAGCGAGCGGCTGGAGCTGGCAGTGTCCCTATTGCGGGACCCCGTGTTCGACGCGTTCCTCACGGGAGAGTCGCAGTTCGAGGAGCTGCCGGAGGTCTTCCAAGGTTTCGAAAACGGCGAGCTGGACGATCTTTGCCGGGTCATCAACTACCCCAAAAACAAGAAGGGCTAA
- a CDS encoding 6-pyruvoyl trahydropterin synthase family protein, with amino-acid sequence MFSLTVRRHFMIAHSLPRESFGPAQGLHGATFVAEVTFRRAELNDDAIVLDIGAAGTVLDEVLAGLNYKNLDEHPDFTGQLTTTEVLARFIAEAVAAKVRPSDDGGALAGVDVVLREHPDAWAGFSLDFKR; translated from the coding sequence ATGTTCAGCCTCACCGTCCGCCGGCACTTCATGATCGCCCACAGCCTTCCGCGGGAATCGTTCGGCCCGGCCCAGGGACTCCATGGAGCCACCTTCGTGGCCGAGGTGACGTTCCGCCGCGCGGAACTGAACGACGACGCGATCGTGCTGGACATCGGCGCCGCCGGAACCGTCCTTGACGAGGTGCTGGCCGGCCTCAATTACAAGAACCTCGACGAGCACCCGGACTTCACCGGACAGCTCACGACGACGGAAGTGCTGGCCCGCTTCATCGCTGAGGCAGTCGCGGCGAAAGTCCGCCCGAGCGACGACGGCGGTGCGCTCGCCGGCGTCGACGTGGTCCTCCGGGAACATCCGGACGCCTGGGCTGGCTTCTCGCTGGATTTCAAGCGGTAG